The DNA window CAGGATTGGTCAGGGGCCAGGTGATGAATCGGAAGTGACCCCCCTCCTCCCAACCAACCGATGTGCCGGGTCCGCTGTTGCCTCCACTGTCACTGTAAGTGTAGTTGAAGATTTCCTTGTCGGCGTCGTAAGTGATGACGGAGTGCGCCGTGAGCAACGGACTCGGTTGGTTGGAGTCCAGGGTCACGTTATTCTTGGTCATCTTGATGGAATACGTGAGGTTCGCGCCGGTGCCGCTACCACCTCCACCGCTCCCGTTTTCTTCGCCTTGCTGATAGCAGTTCCAGTCGCCCACAAAAGGGAGCACCCAGTTAAGCCCCTTTGGGCCTAATGGAGAGGGAGTTGCCCGTGCTGAACCAGGCAAACTGAGCAGAGGAAGAGCCAGGCACAGGAGGCCAATTGACGAAATCGTGTTTGAGTTGGTAGACATGATTGGGTTGCGTTTTAGATACTGCTGATGTGCTGAGATGGCTGTAAAAGATTGTATTAAAGTCGGATTTGTAGAGATTGAGGTATTGGTAGTTGGAAGGGATAGGAAgatgatatatatattgaGGATGTAATGTATAGATGACTGGGATTCAACTGTGGCTTAGTTTCTTAAGGGTCGTAGACGCTAGGAAATCGGTGAAGTCGGCGATGTGACGTGTCCCCTGACTACGACACCACGCACAAAGAAAAGGTATGATTATATCATCTCCTGGCAAACCCATTGAAGATTACAAG is part of the Trichoderma atroviride chromosome 1, complete sequence genome and encodes:
- a CDS encoding uncharacterized protein (EggNog:ENOG41~SECRETED:SignalP(1-29)): MSTNSNTISSIGLLCLALPLLSLPGSARATPSPLGPKGLNWVLPFVGDWNCYQQGEENGSGGGGSGTGANLTYSIKMTKNNVTLDSNQPSPLLTAHSVITYDADKEIFNYTYSDSGGNSGPGTSVGWEEGGHFRFITWPLTNPGRPGIQARTMDDFLRPTSADQFTDKFYASQDGGNTWLPAGQLDCTRAPSSH